Proteins from a single region of Leptotrichia hongkongensis:
- a CDS encoding energy-coupling factor transporter transmembrane component T, producing MIKNFFRNLYPLTKFYLAVVLLISAFILPNYTYGYLLIAVCGIVAYFYEKLGIYLKRVFFSLFFLTLIIFAVQGLMIPSNDIMAKLGFITVYKTGIITAVRLTSKIAALVSIITMLTLISKAKEFTVALEKKGLNPKAAFILLLSLQMIPEMKKQSDIIMDSQKARGVEMEGNVFVRFKALIPIFIPMVLSSIISTEERAITLESRGFSIGEKRTILHDIEETKNDKIMKIMLAIFIVLCILWRVLWVISK from the coding sequence ATGATTAAAAATTTTTTTAGAAACTTGTATCCTCTTACGAAGTTCTATTTAGCCGTAGTATTGTTAATATCAGCATTTATATTACCAAACTATACTTATGGATATTTATTGATAGCAGTTTGTGGAATTGTTGCCTATTTTTATGAAAAGTTAGGAATATACTTGAAAAGAGTGTTTTTTAGCCTATTTTTTCTAACTTTGATTATATTTGCTGTACAGGGGCTGATGATTCCTTCTAATGATATTATGGCAAAACTTGGTTTTATTACAGTATATAAGACTGGGATAATAACTGCGGTAAGATTGACTTCCAAAATTGCAGCTCTAGTTTCTATTATAACAATGTTGACTCTAATATCAAAAGCTAAAGAGTTCACAGTGGCTCTTGAAAAAAAAGGACTTAATCCTAAAGCGGCATTTATTTTGCTTTTATCGCTTCAAATGATTCCTGAAATGAAAAAACAGTCAGATATAATTATGGATTCACAAAAGGCAAGGGGAGTAGAAATGGAAGGAAATGTATTCGTAAGATTTAAGGCACTTATTCCAATATTTATTCCAATGGTGTTGTCATCCATAATAAGTACCGAAGAGCGTGCGATTACACTTGAGTCGAGAGGATTTTCCATTGGAGAAAAGCGGACAATATTGCATGATATAGAAGAAACAAAAAATGATAAAATTATGAAAATTATGCTGGCTATTTTTATAGTGCTATGTATTTTGTGGAGGGTTTTATGGGTTATTTCAAAATAG
- the aphA gene encoding acid phosphatase AphA has translation MKKALLFLFAASVVFAAGPKVPYTHEGFYSTDKVQKAVHFVSVDDIKKSLEGKGPINVSFDIDDTLLHSSGYFIYGQHYFQIPGDKRGAVSYLYNQKFWDYVAENGDEHSIPKQSAKDLIKMHLERGDNVFFITGRTKHSKDKNYTSTKLSKTLQRYFELPKEIYVEYTSDTPTGGYKYDKSFYIKKHNVSIHYGDSDDDILAARELGIRGIRVQRAYNSTNPQKMNGGYGEEVLINSAW, from the coding sequence ATGAAAAAAGCATTATTATTTTTATTTGCTGCATCTGTAGTATTTGCAGCAGGACCAAAGGTTCCTTATACTCATGAGGGATTTTATTCAACAGATAAAGTTCAGAAGGCTGTTCATTTTGTGTCTGTTGACGACATTAAAAAAAGTCTAGAGGGAAAAGGACCGATTAATGTAAGTTTTGATATTGATGATACATTGCTTCATTCAAGCGGATACTTTATCTATGGGCAACATTATTTCCAAATTCCAGGAGATAAAAGAGGAGCTGTAAGTTACCTTTACAACCAAAAATTCTGGGATTATGTAGCTGAAAATGGAGATGAACATTCAATTCCAAAACAATCTGCAAAAGACTTGATAAAAATGCACTTGGAAAGAGGAGATAACGTATTTTTCATCACAGGAAGAACAAAACATTCAAAAGACAAAAACTACACTTCTACAAAACTTTCTAAAACATTGCAAAGATACTTTGAACTACCAAAAGAAATTTACGTAGAATATACATCTGACACACCGACAGGTGGCTACAAATATGACAAATCATTCTACATCAAAAAACACAACGTTTCAATCCACTACGGTGACAGTGATGATGATATCCTAGCCGCAAGAGAATTAGGAATAAGAGGAATAAGAGTTCAAAGAGCTTACAACTCTACAAATCCACAAAAAATGAACGGTGGCTATGGAGAAGAAGTTCTAATAAACTCTGCATGGTAA
- a CDS encoding energy-coupling factor ABC transporter ATP-binding protein gives MSFITVKNLNFKYPNGTENVLNDVSLEVKKGEKVAIIGQNGAGKTTMVKMLNGLLKPVGGDVVVDGWNTKKYTVAKMSRKVGYVFQNPMDQIFHNNVYDEIAFGAKKLKYSPDETKKMVENAIKLTELEKYQKENPYNLPYSMRKFVTIAAVIAMGSDVIIMDEPTAGQDFRGMRVLHNLIDELQKQGKTIITITHDMEFVVKNFDRVIVMTNGKVIADGDKRDIFWQFDTLEKSMVKQPYISDLAKEMEMDGKVLSVEEFVENY, from the coding sequence ATGAGTTTTATTACTGTAAAAAATTTGAATTTTAAATATCCCAATGGAACTGAAAATGTGCTTAATGATGTTTCTCTTGAAGTTAAAAAAGGGGAGAAAGTTGCGATTATCGGGCAAAATGGAGCTGGGAAGACAACGATGGTAAAAATGCTGAATGGATTGTTAAAGCCGGTAGGCGGAGATGTTGTTGTAGATGGCTGGAATACAAAGAAATACACGGTTGCCAAAATGAGCCGAAAAGTCGGATATGTCTTTCAAAATCCAATGGATCAGATATTTCATAACAATGTTTACGATGAAATAGCCTTTGGAGCAAAAAAATTAAAATATTCTCCTGACGAAACAAAAAAAATGGTAGAAAATGCCATAAAATTAACGGAACTTGAAAAATATCAAAAGGAAAATCCATATAATTTACCGTATTCCATGAGAAAATTTGTTACAATAGCCGCAGTAATTGCAATGGGATCAGATGTCATTATAATGGATGAGCCAACAGCAGGTCAGGATTTTAGAGGAATGAGAGTTTTACATAATTTGATTGACGAACTTCAAAAGCAAGGGAAAACTATAATTACAATAACTCATGACATGGAATTTGTAGTAAAAAATTTTGATAGAGTAATTGTAATGACAAATGGAAAAGTTATCGCTGATGGAGATAAACGTGATATTTTCTGGCAATTTGACACATTAGAGAAAAGCATGGTGAAACAGCCATATATCAGTGATTTGGCTAAGGAAATGGAAATGGATGGAAAGGTTTTGTCTGTGGAGGAATTTGTGGAAAATTATTAA
- a CDS encoding sucrose-specific PTS transporter subunit IIBC yields MAKSYEEIAKEVIEAIGGKENISSFAHCATRLRIMVVDKDKIDKDKVDNIEKVKGTMFNSGQFQVIFGTGTVNKVYEAVQGLGGVSESSVSDMKKEAAKQGNVIQRISRTFGDIFVPIIPVLVATGLFMGLRGLLTNENLLKLMGTTPESINPNFLMYTQVLTDTAFIILPALVAWSAFKVFGGSPVLGIVLGSMLISGSLPNAYQVASGDAHPIMFFKFIPVVGYQGTVLPALFVGMIGAKLEQRLRKVIPDALDLLLTPFIVFLVMSTLGLFVIGPVFHSLENYILIGTEWILKLPLGIAGIIIGGLQQLIVVTGVHHIFNFLEIQLLAKDGFNPFNPLLSAAVAGQFGAVLAVGIKTKDAKLKALALPSALSAALGITEPAIYGVNLIKGKGKPFLMGLIGGATGGFLASIFGLKASGMAVTVVPGMLLFLNGQMPLYLISIIAASGVSFALTYTMVKLEK; encoded by the coding sequence ATGGCAAAAAGTTATGAAGAAATAGCTAAAGAAGTAATAGAAGCTATTGGAGGAAAAGAAAATATAAGTTCATTTGCACACTGTGCAACAAGACTTAGAATTATGGTAGTTGACAAGGATAAAATCGACAAGGACAAGGTAGATAATATTGAAAAAGTAAAAGGAACAATGTTTAATTCAGGACAATTTCAGGTAATATTTGGAACAGGGACTGTAAATAAAGTTTATGAAGCTGTTCAAGGACTTGGAGGAGTGAGTGAATCTTCAGTATCTGATATGAAAAAAGAAGCAGCTAAACAAGGTAATGTTATTCAAAGAATTTCAAGAACATTTGGAGATATTTTTGTTCCAATTATACCAGTATTAGTTGCAACTGGTTTATTTATGGGGCTTCGTGGATTATTAACAAATGAAAATTTATTAAAATTGATGGGAACAACACCGGAAAGTATAAATCCTAATTTCTTAATGTATACACAAGTATTAACAGATACAGCATTTATTATTTTACCAGCGTTAGTTGCATGGTCTGCATTTAAAGTATTTGGTGGATCACCTGTATTGGGAATTGTATTAGGTTCTATGTTAATTAGCGGTTCTTTACCGAATGCTTATCAAGTAGCATCAGGAGATGCACATCCAATAATGTTCTTTAAGTTTATTCCAGTAGTTGGATATCAAGGAACAGTTTTACCAGCATTATTCGTAGGTATGATAGGAGCAAAATTAGAACAAAGATTAAGAAAAGTTATCCCAGATGCATTAGACTTATTATTAACTCCATTTATTGTATTTTTGGTAATGAGTACATTAGGATTATTTGTTATTGGTCCAGTATTCCACAGTCTAGAAAATTATATTTTAATTGGTACAGAATGGATTTTAAAATTACCGCTTGGAATAGCAGGAATAATAATTGGAGGTCTTCAACAACTAATAGTTGTAACAGGAGTACACCATATATTTAACTTCTTGGAAATTCAATTGCTTGCAAAAGACGGATTCAATCCATTTAATCCATTATTATCAGCAGCTGTAGCAGGGCAATTTGGGGCAGTTCTAGCAGTTGGTATTAAGACAAAAGATGCAAAATTAAAAGCATTAGCATTACCATCAGCATTGTCAGCAGCATTAGGAATTACAGAACCAGCAATTTACGGGGTAAACTTAATTAAAGGCAAAGGAAAACCTTTCTTAATGGGGCTTATAGGTGGAGCAACAGGTGGATTTTTAGCTTCAATTTTTGGACTTAAGGCTTCTGGAATGGCAGTTACAGTGGTACCAGGAATGTTGTTATTCTTAAATGGACAAATGCCTTTATACTTAATTTCAATAATAGCAGCTTCAGGAGTAAGTTTTGCATTAACATATACAATGGTAAAACTTGAAAAATAA
- a CDS encoding macro domain-containing protein, with translation MKPKNLKNRIVLVKGDITEYPADVIVNAANSSLLGGSGVDGAIHRKGGKEITEDCMKIRASQGKCSVGEAVITRAGNMPFKNVIHTVGPVWQSGKNNEVKLFSEKLLKNAYISSLELAEKNKLKNISFPNISTGVYRFPKDLAAKTAINAVIEYLEKNDFIEKVNFVCFENENFEIYRKLLEEKGIL, from the coding sequence ATGAAACCAAAAAATTTGAAAAATAGGATTGTTCTTGTAAAAGGCGATATTACCGAATATCCTGCTGATGTGATTGTCAATGCTGCAAATTCTTCCTTGCTTGGAGGCAGTGGTGTTGATGGTGCAATTCATAGAAAGGGCGGAAAAGAAATAACAGAAGATTGTATGAAAATACGTGCTTCTCAAGGGAAATGCAGCGTTGGGGAAGCTGTTATTACAAGAGCAGGAAATATGCCATTTAAAAATGTAATTCATACAGTTGGACCTGTCTGGCAGTCAGGAAAAAATAATGAAGTAAAATTATTTTCAGAAAAATTGTTAAAAAATGCCTATATTTCAAGTTTAGAATTGGCTGAAAAAAATAAACTGAAAAATATTTCCTTTCCAAATATCTCGACAGGAGTGTACAGATTTCCAAAAGATTTAGCAGCAAAAACGGCTATTAACGCTGTGATAGAATATTTGGAGAAAAATGATTTTATAGAAAAAGTAAATTTTGTATGTTTTGAAAATGAAAATTTTGAGATTTATAGAAAATTATTGGAAGAGAAAGGGATTTTATAA
- a CDS encoding SIMPL domain-containing protein — translation MKKIITLLMIIFSVLSFADGEVTGKRIQVRGVSQKEISPNSAKIRLTIQTENENLDKASAENSQILERYKRLLAQTGTKYNKINSTGYSTYESYNWDTVVENKGKKEYQTKLSIEVDRLSLDTLKNFMNVLATEKIYSLNRSKNGTYIFTVTSQNATNKEAYQNAMSKFNEIQQKLNKAGIPAGIIKIAGYDNKEINLEKRTNNRKNIQIVSHEIEVETRDLKNLGNIINVANTLGIGTTGQIEYDIDNKQQLENELYENAYKEALKKAQVILGKTDLNLKNPVTITDKSYGVIQPYTDYNYSYYSHANYETNLVQLKKSDKELLDESARRNIVISPKKLNISKTVYIEFEMD, via the coding sequence ATGAAAAAAATAATAACATTACTTATGATAATTTTTTCGGTATTATCATTTGCAGATGGCGAAGTTACTGGAAAAAGAATACAGGTTAGAGGAGTTTCACAAAAGGAAATTTCACCAAATTCAGCAAAAATTAGACTTACAATTCAAACTGAAAACGAAAATTTGGATAAGGCAAGTGCCGAAAATTCACAAATTCTTGAAAGATACAAGAGACTGCTTGCCCAGACTGGTACAAAATATAATAAGATTAATTCGACAGGATACTCCACTTATGAATCATATAACTGGGACACTGTAGTTGAAAACAAAGGAAAGAAGGAATATCAGACAAAACTTTCAATAGAAGTTGACAGACTCTCTCTTGATACATTGAAAAACTTTATGAATGTCCTTGCCACAGAAAAAATTTATTCTTTAAACAGAAGCAAAAATGGTACCTATATTTTCACTGTTACATCGCAAAATGCGACAAACAAAGAGGCATACCAAAATGCAATGTCCAAATTTAATGAAATCCAGCAAAAACTAAATAAAGCTGGAATTCCAGCAGGAATAATAAAAATTGCAGGTTACGACAATAAGGAAATTAATCTTGAAAAACGAACAAATAATAGAAAAAATATTCAGATAGTTTCACATGAAATTGAAGTTGAAACAAGAGATTTGAAAAATTTAGGAAATATCATAAATGTAGCAAATACATTGGGAATTGGTACAACAGGGCAAATTGAATACGACATTGACAACAAGCAGCAATTAGAAAATGAACTTTATGAAAATGCCTACAAGGAAGCCTTGAAAAAAGCACAAGTTATTCTTGGGAAAACAGACTTGAACTTAAAAAATCCCGTTACAATAACAGATAAGTCATATGGAGTTATTCAGCCGTATACAGATTACAACTACAGTTACTACAGCCATGCAAATTATGAAACTAACCTAGTCCAGCTGAAAAAAAGCGACAAGGAACTTTTGGATGAATCAGCAAGAAGAAATATCGTAATTTCTCCAAAAAAATTAAATATTTCAAAAACTGTCTATATCGAATTTGAAATGGACTAA
- a CDS encoding NADP-dependent glyceraldehyde-3-phosphate dehydrogenase, with protein sequence MNYQNLVNGEWKDSKNTITIYSPINGEELGTVPAMSREEVDYAMESARKALPAWRALSAVERAAYLNKAADILERDKDKIGENLAKEVAKGIKAAISEVVRTADLIRYAAEEGLRITGEFVNGGGFEAGSKRKYGAVKREPVGIVLAIAPFNYPVNLSASKIAPALIGGNVVIFKPPTQGSISGLLLIKAFAEAGIPAGVLNSVTGKGSEIGDYLIEHKEVNFINFTGSTPIGEKIGKLAGMRPIMLELGGKDAGIVLEDANLEKAAKDIVSGAFSYSGQRCTAIKRVLVMDSVADKLASLIKAEVEKLTVGDPFDNADITTVIDTPSADFIEGLIKDAQEKGAKALTTVKREKNLIWPVVFDNVTTDMRIAWEEPFGPVLPIIRIKSIDEAVEIANKSEYGLQSAVFTKNFPLAFEIAEKLEVGTVHINNKTQRGPDSFPFLGIKGSGAGVQGIKYSIESMTRVKSIVFDI encoded by the coding sequence ATGAATTATCAAAATTTAGTGAACGGAGAATGGAAAGACTCTAAAAATACAATAACTATTTATTCGCCAATAAATGGGGAAGAACTTGGAACTGTACCAGCTATGTCAAGAGAAGAAGTTGATTATGCTATGGAATCTGCCAGAAAGGCCTTACCTGCTTGGAGAGCATTATCAGCTGTAGAAAGAGCGGCTTATTTGAATAAGGCTGCAGATATTCTTGAAAGAGATAAAGATAAAATTGGGGAAAACTTAGCAAAAGAAGTTGCAAAAGGAATTAAGGCTGCTATTTCAGAAGTAGTAAGAACAGCGGATTTGATTAGATATGCTGCAGAAGAAGGACTTAGAATCACAGGTGAATTTGTAAATGGTGGTGGATTTGAAGCTGGAAGCAAGAGAAAATATGGAGCAGTAAAAAGAGAGCCAGTTGGGATTGTACTTGCGATTGCACCATTTAACTATCCAGTAAACTTATCAGCATCTAAAATTGCACCTGCATTAATTGGAGGAAATGTAGTAATTTTTAAACCGCCTACACAAGGTTCAATTAGCGGATTGCTATTAATTAAAGCATTTGCAGAAGCTGGAATTCCAGCAGGAGTATTAAACTCTGTAACTGGAAAAGGTTCTGAAATTGGAGATTATTTAATTGAACATAAAGAAGTTAATTTTATAAACTTTACAGGAAGTACACCGATTGGGGAAAAAATTGGAAAACTTGCAGGAATGAGACCAATTATGCTTGAATTAGGTGGAAAAGACGCTGGAATCGTATTGGAAGATGCTAATTTAGAAAAAGCTGCAAAAGATATCGTATCAGGAGCATTCAGCTATTCTGGACAAAGATGTACTGCTATCAAAAGAGTGCTTGTAATGGACTCTGTTGCTGATAAATTGGCTAGCTTGATAAAAGCAGAAGTTGAAAAACTAACTGTAGGAGATCCTTTTGACAATGCTGATATTACAACAGTAATTGATACTCCATCAGCAGACTTTATCGAAGGATTGATAAAAGATGCACAAGAAAAAGGTGCAAAAGCATTGACAACAGTAAAAAGAGAAAAAAACTTAATATGGCCAGTAGTTTTTGACAATGTAACAACTGATATGAGAATTGCATGGGAAGAGCCATTTGGACCAGTATTGCCAATTATCAGAATAAAATCTATAGATGAAGCAGTAGAAATTGCAAACAAATCAGAATATGGACTTCAATCAGCAGTATTCACAAAAAATTTCCCATTGGCATTTGAAATCGCTGAAAAACTGGAAGTAGGAACAGTTCACATAAATAACAAGACTCAAAGAGGGCCTGACAGCTTCCCATTCTTAGGAATCAAAGGTTCAGGAGCAGGAGTTCAAGGAATAAAATACAGCATAGAAAGCATGACAAGAGTTAAATCTATTGTATTTGATATATAG
- a CDS encoding ECF transporter S component: protein MKSLKEDFSLMSSLLIPVAVAINFTGFGIAKFLQLPIFLDSIGSVFISLIAGPWVGTVTAVITSLITGSFSPEYFAFIPVAICNALVVGILAKMRTKSLVIKTIIVSLALASASIIVSIPIIIKVYGGFTGNASSTVVVLFKSIGFSLEQAVAIATMLTEAADKIVTTVISILIIKSMSDRYLIKFKYGENYIYKKNGE from the coding sequence ATGAAAAGTTTAAAAGAGGATTTTTCTTTAATGTCAAGTTTGTTGATACCAGTAGCGGTGGCTATTAATTTTACAGGTTTTGGGATTGCGAAATTTTTACAGTTGCCTATATTTCTTGATTCAATTGGATCGGTGTTTATTAGTCTTATTGCAGGGCCTTGGGTGGGAACAGTAACAGCAGTTATTACGAGTCTGATTACAGGAAGTTTTTCTCCAGAATATTTTGCATTTATACCTGTAGCAATATGTAATGCCTTAGTTGTTGGAATTCTTGCAAAAATGAGAACTAAGAGTTTAGTAATAAAAACAATTATAGTAAGTTTGGCACTGGCTTCAGCTTCAATAATTGTATCTATTCCTATAATTATTAAAGTTTATGGAGGATTTACAGGAAACGCTTCATCTACAGTGGTAGTATTATTTAAAAGCATAGGATTTAGTTTGGAACAAGCAGTTGCGATAGCCACTATGCTTACAGAAGCGGCTGATAAAATTGTAACAACAGTAATTTCTATATTAATTATAAAAAGCATGTCAGATAGATATTTAATAAAATTTAAATATGGAGAAAATTATATCTATAAAAAAAATGGAGAATAG
- a CDS encoding energy-coupling factor ABC transporter ATP-binding protein, whose product MGYFKIENVNYKYPLEEKQALKNINIEIKKGEFWAVIGKNGSGKTTFCNMLRRFVPDFYKGELTGKITLEDKELKDYSQKELVQKIGFVFQNPFTQISGVKDTVFEEIAYGLENLGLEKEEIISRVEEILKLLEIEKLRDRNPYDLSGGQKQRVALASIIAMDPDILVIDEPTSQLDPKGTEDIFKIINLMANEGKTIILVEHKLELIAEYAQNILVLDEGEIILSGKAEEVLNNKILLKKEIGMTQYSILAYELEKTGKVEFEEIPITKEKIVELLKK is encoded by the coding sequence ATGGGTTATTTCAAAATAGAAAATGTAAACTACAAATATCCGCTTGAAGAAAAACAAGCCTTAAAAAATATTAATATTGAGATAAAAAAAGGCGAATTTTGGGCTGTAATTGGAAAAAACGGGAGCGGGAAAACGACATTTTGCAATATGTTGAGGCGGTTTGTGCCTGATTTTTATAAAGGGGAACTGACAGGGAAAATAACGCTGGAAGATAAAGAACTGAAAGATTATTCTCAAAAGGAACTTGTTCAGAAGATTGGATTTGTATTTCAGAATCCGTTTACGCAAATTAGCGGAGTAAAAGATACCGTTTTTGAGGAAATTGCTTATGGGCTTGAAAATTTAGGATTAGAGAAAGAAGAAATAATTTCTAGGGTTGAAGAAATATTGAAACTGCTTGAAATTGAAAAGCTGCGTGATAGAAATCCATATGACTTGTCTGGTGGACAAAAGCAAAGAGTGGCACTTGCCTCAATTATCGCAATGGATCCTGATATTCTAGTTATTGACGAGCCAACTTCACAGCTTGATCCAAAAGGAACAGAAGATATTTTCAAAATTATAAATTTAATGGCAAATGAAGGAAAAACAATAATTTTGGTTGAGCATAAACTTGAACTTATTGCAGAATATGCCCAAAATATCCTTGTTCTTGATGAAGGAGAAATAATTTTGAGCGGAAAAGCGGAAGAAGTTTTAAATAATAAAATCTTGCTAAAAAAGGAAATTGGAATGACACAATATTCTATACTTGCCTATGAACTTGAAAAAACAGGAAAAGTTGAGTTTGAAGAAATTCCTATAACAAAGGAAAAGATAGTGGAATTATTGAAAAAATAA
- a CDS encoding SIMPL domain-containing protein (The SIMPL domain is named for its presence in mouse protein SIMPL (signalling molecule that associates with mouse pelle-like kinase). Bacterial member BP26, from Brucella, was shown to assemble into a channel-like structure, while YggE from E. coli has been associated with resistance to oxidative stress.), with product MKKIAIALFSLMSILSFGANENIVRKISVTGNAEREVMPDLAKINFKVEVKGNNLNQATSDVNKKVEKFKNELRARKISLENLETKAFYNRKGTEYDDEDILDVKTVPNKTVKNTDKKPTSYDVNMSMLVKNTDFNKISALIDLEDGNNLQSIQKNFDENTFAFNINENGMTVDQALNKVFNKLNTSRRKLISAGIPESDIILSDYQIKENYTENKGTKKDVYYVIDEFILTTKNIKELNTIISIADDNGININGSINFDLSDKDRIESEMYKDAYNQTKQKAESILRSSKMKLGTPIIVSEDVEFQQKMIDRIDQAWEVKYEAAAAPMAEYSNAKFSAYSGTTSLRKDSRSSRVDYTPKPLKLVQNISVMYEMK from the coding sequence ATGAAAAAGATAGCAATTGCGCTTTTTTCACTTATGAGCATTCTTTCGTTTGGGGCGAATGAGAATATTGTGAGAAAAATTAGTGTTACTGGAAACGCAGAAAGAGAAGTTATGCCAGATTTAGCAAAGATTAATTTTAAGGTTGAGGTTAAAGGAAATAACTTAAATCAGGCAACGAGTGATGTAAATAAGAAAGTTGAGAAATTTAAAAATGAATTGAGAGCTAGAAAAATATCACTTGAAAATCTCGAAACAAAGGCATTTTACAATAGAAAGGGTACAGAATACGATGATGAAGATATTTTGGATGTAAAAACTGTTCCAAATAAAACTGTCAAAAATACTGATAAAAAGCCTACTTCTTATGACGTAAATATGTCAATGCTGGTAAAAAATACTGATTTTAACAAGATTTCAGCATTGATTGACTTGGAAGATGGAAACAATTTACAAAGTATTCAGAAAAATTTTGACGAAAATACATTTGCATTTAATATAAATGAAAATGGAATGACAGTTGACCAGGCTTTAAATAAAGTATTTAATAAACTTAATACTTCAAGAAGAAAACTGATTTCAGCTGGAATCCCTGAAAGTGATATTATTTTGAGCGATTATCAAATAAAAGAAAATTATACAGAAAATAAAGGTACAAAAAAAGATGTTTACTATGTTATAGATGAATTCATACTTACAACAAAGAATATAAAGGAACTTAATACAATAATTTCTATTGCTGATGATAATGGAATAAATATAAATGGCTCAATTAATTTTGACTTGTCAGATAAAGACAGAATTGAGTCAGAAATGTATAAAGATGCCTATAATCAGACAAAACAGAAGGCAGAAAGCATTTTGCGTTCTAGTAAGATGAAATTAGGAACACCAATTATTGTAAGTGAAGATGTCGAATTTCAGCAAAAAATGATTGACAGAATTGATCAGGCCTGGGAAGTAAAGTATGAAGCGGCAGCAGCACCGATGGCAGAATATTCAAATGCTAAATTCTCAGCTTATTCAGGGACAACATCTTTACGAAAGGATAGCAGAAGCTCAAGAGTTGACTATACTCCAAAACCATTAAAACTTGTGCAAAATATATCAGTTATGTATGAAATGAAATAA